One Echeneis naucrates chromosome 1, fEcheNa1.1, whole genome shotgun sequence DNA segment encodes these proteins:
- the cwc25 gene encoding pre-mRNA-splicing factor CWC25 homolog — MGGGDLNLKKSWHPQTMKNIERVWKAEQKHEAERKKIEELQKELKEERAREEMTRYAEDTGAIKKKDDRLDWMYQGPAGQVSRDEYLLGRPIDKQITDQYEEPESGPSAETGLLPGSIFNPVTPASNLDLAAKIREDPLFEIRKREEEKKREVLTNPVKMKKIKEMLRQNLDKKDKKKKRKKDKKEKKGDKERRKEKKHKRKSTSLTSDEEDWKKCRSHSRDESSADKSRSRHLPGYGLQIPAGRHHQSSAPFNHSERRERSRSRSPHRNHRDNHSFSSSSLRNDRKVEHRASSPQKERYHRQRNNISKKLSAEDLERKRKEMMNEAKHREEDRENNVKRYRRQDEQEKKREQNAKHDRHAGFIHNMKLESAASSSLEDRVKRNIHSIQRTPASLDNFMKR; from the exons ATGGGGGGCGGCGATCTG AACTTGAAAAAGAGCTGGCATCCCCAGACTATGAAAAATATTGAGCGCGTTTGGAAAGCTGAGcaaaaacatgaagctgaaCGCAAGAAGATTGAAGAGCTCcagaaggagctgaaggaggaaCGGGCCCGAGAGGAAATGACCAGATATGCAGAGGATACGGGTGCTATCAA AAAGAAGGATGATCGTCTGGACTGGATGTACCAGGGTCCTGCTGGACAGGTATCCAGAGATGAGTATCTGCTTGGACGTCCCATTGACAAGCAGATTACTGACCAATACGAAGAGCCAGAGAGTGGTCCCTCCGCTGAGACCGGCCTCCTGCCTGGGTCTATCTTCAACCCCGTCACCCCAGCTTCCAACCTGGACCTGGCCGCAAAGATCAGGGAAGACCCCCTTTTTGAAATCAG GAAacgtgaagaagaaaagaagagggaagTTTTGACTAATCcagtgaagatgaagaagatcaAAGAAATG CTGCGCCAGAATCTtgacaaaaaagacaagaaaaagaagaggaagaaggacaaaaaggaaaagaaaggggacaaagagaggaggaaggagaagaagcatAAGAGAAAGAGTACGAGTTTAACCTCAGATGAGGAGGATTGGAAAAAATGCAG GTCACATTCACGAGATGAATCTTCAGCAGACAAGTCTCGTTCCCGTCATCTTCCCGGTTATGGCCTGCAG ATTCCAGCTGGAAGGCATCATCAATCGTCAGCTCCCTTCAATCACTCAGAGCGCCGTGAGAGGAGCCGCTCCAGATCACCTCACAGGAACCACAGGGACAATCActctttctcctcatcctcgCTTAGGAACGACAGGAAGGTCGAACACAGAGCTTCCAGCCCACAAAAAGAGCGTTATCACAGGCAGAGGAACAACATATCTAA GAAGCTCTCTGCAGAAGATCTGGAGcggaagaggaaggagatgatGAATGAGGCCAAGCATAGGGAAGAGGACAGGGAGAATAATGTGAAGAGATACAGGAGGCAAgatgagcaggaaaagaagcGAGAACAAAATGCTAAGCATGATCGTCATGCTGGCTTCATCCA TAACATGAAGTTGGAGAGTGCTGCCAGCTCATCCTTAGAAGACAGAGTAAAAAGGAACATCCACTCTATTCAGAGGACACCAGCCTCCTTGGACAATTTCATGAAGCGATGA
- the sp6 gene encoding transcription factor Sp6, translated as MAHPYEPWLRTAPPSGSSEDMNIPSWWDLHRDVQPGSWIDLQTGQGVGLPSVSPGSSMGLQPSLGPYGSDPQLCTLPPAQHAPASHSSHLFPQDGFKMEPLAPEMLQQEPFSLEEPQETSVSARPKPQRRSSSRGAGQAVCRCPNCVHAEQLGQSTDDSRRKHMHNCHIPGCGKAYAKTSHLKAHLRWHSGDRPFVCNWLFCGKRFTRSDELQRHLQTHTGAKKFSCALCPRVFMRNDHLAKHMRTHESPPGHAEERLNGDGRMDKGFDTSTPPQSSSNMSASDSTEPPLKLKCETDPSVSSVTGQSS; from the coding sequence ATGGCCCACCCTTACGAACCCTGGTTAAGGACAGCACCTCCTAGTGGCAGCTCAGAAGACATGAACATCCCCTCCTGGTGGGACCTCCACAGAGATGTCCAGCCAGGGAGCTGGATAGACCTGCAGACCGGTCAGGGAGTGGGTTTGCCCTCAGTGAGTCCAGGGAGCTCCATGGGGTTGCAGCCCTCCTTGGGGCCCTATGGCTCTGACCCACAGCTGTGCACCCTGCCTCCAGCCCAACACGCTCCAGCTTCACATTCATCTCACCTGTTCCCCCAGGATGGCTTCAAGATGGAGCCACTTGCCCCTGAAATGCTGCAGCAAGAGCCGTTCTCCCTGGAGGAACCACAGGAGACTTCTGTCTCAGCTCGGCCTAAGCCCCAACGTCGCTCCTCTTCCAGAGGTGCCGGTCAGGCTGTGTGTCGATGCCCTAACTGCGTCCATGCTGAACAGCTGGGCCAGAGCACTGatgacagcaggaggaagcaCATGCACAACTGCCACATCCCAGGCTGCGGTAAGGCCTATGCTAAGACCTCCCATTTGAAGGCGCACCTACGATGGCACAGCGGGGACCGGCCATTTGTGTGCAACTGGCTCTTCTGTGGTAAGAGATTCACTCGCTCCGATGAACTGCAACGCcacctacagacacacacaggagccaAGAAATTCAGCTGCGCACTGTGTCCAAGAGTCTTTATGCGGAATGACCACCTGGCCAAGCACATGCGCACTCATGAGTCCCCGCCAGGACATGCAGAGGAGAGGCTCAATGGAGACGGCAGGATGGATAAGGGCTTTGATACATCCACACCTCCTCAGTCATCCTCTAACATGTCTGCGTCCGACTCCACTGAGCCCCCTCTGAAGCTGAAATGTGAGACAGACCCCTCAGTCTCCAGCGTGACAGGGCAGTCTAGCTAA